Sequence from the Hemibagrus wyckioides isolate EC202008001 linkage group LG28, SWU_Hwy_1.0, whole genome shotgun sequence genome:
aacacacacactaatacacaataacactgactatataacacaaaaataacacacactaacactgactatctaacacacacactaatacacaataacactgactatataacacaataataacacacactaacactgactatctaacacacacactaatacacaataacactgactatataacacaataataacacacactaacactgactaacacacactaatacacaataacactgactatataacacaataataacacacactaacactgactatctaacacacactaatacacaataacactgactatataacacaataataacacactaacactgactatctaacacacactaatacacaataacactgactatataacacaataataacacacactaacactgactatctaacacacactaatacacaataacactgactatataacacaaaaataacacacactaacactgactatctaacacacacactaacactgactatctaacacacacactaacactgactatctaacacacacactaatacactaacacatgaacacaaactttaatacacactaacactcactatcacacactctaacacacacacacacagtaacacactctaacacacagtaacacacacactaacacactattacacacaatcacacacacactaacacactctaatacacaacaacacacactaacatacacactaatacacattaacgcccactaacacacagtaacacacaccaacatactctaatacatataaacacacacactctaacacacactaacacacttgactttctgaaataaaatgtctttaatGTCTAAAACTAAGCAGCAGAGGAGCTCAAACACACCAACAAGCAGACATTTAACCACTTACCCCACTGAGAGCAGCGCCTGAATATTACAGtaatactactaataacaataatccATTAAAGACAcagtttaattataataatatataaaagaatACAGTATAACATGAGattattaatatgtaatattgATTGCTGCTCATTAACAGTTACAAGACTTTAATCAGTTTAATTAGATATGAATTATTTGGCAGTAACTGGGCGTGTGAAGGTGTTGGGGGCGGAGTTTAACAGAGTTACAGAATCATCAGGAGATGTCTCCAGTGGATTTGCTGGAAAGTGAGATCCACCCTGAGCAGCTCGTCTGTGTGATGCTGATAAAGAGCTGCGTCCTCATTCCTGTCTCTCACCGGGTGTAGGAACGCTCGTGTCCCCTACACTAGGTAGTGCATTCGTCTAGGGAGCGAGGAGGGAGTCGGGATCGAACCCACGTGACTTTGGAGCTATAAACTGAGGAGGCGCAGCACTGGTGAAGTTACCTGAGGTGAAGTGGAACTGGAGGTGTGTGTAATCGGTGAGGGAAACATGGCTCAGGTGTGTGATCAACCCGGTCAGTTGTGCGGTGGAACAGGTCACGTGAAGCGCTCTAACAAAGAGGTGCAGAAGATCTGCGATGAGGTGAGTGTAGAGctcaacatgtgtgtgtgtgtgtgtttaactcatTCACACCTTCAACATCACCAATAATTCAGTAGCTgctgtgtatactgtgtgtgtgtgtgtgtgttgatgtcagttttgttgtctctctgtctgtaaaactgattctttttttgttagcttctctctctgtgtctctctctgaggttGACTGAATCAGTACACAGTTACAGTATTGTTCACGCTCACATGCTTCAACCTGCTGCACAGTCttagaggctgtgtgtgtgtgtgtgtgtgtgtgtgtgtgtaactgatcACACACCCTCGCTCTGTCTCAGGTGAAACTGCAGGTGGAAGAGAAAGCTGGGAAAAAGTTCGATGTGTTCAAAGCCACAGCTTTCAGCACTCAGAGTGTAGCAGGAACAAATTACTTCATTAAGGTGGGTCTCacaatgtgtgtctgtgtgtgtgtgtgtgtcttcgatgtgtctgtgtcttcggtgtgtgtgtgtgtcttcggtgtgtgtgtgtgtgtgtgtgtgtcttcggtgtgtctgtgtcttcggtgtgtgtgtgtgtctttggtgtgtgtgtgtgtgtgtcttcggtgtgtctgtgtctttggtgtgtgtgtgtgtgtgtatgtgtcttcggtgtgtctgtgtctttggtgtgtgtgtgtgtgtgtgtcttcggtgtgtctgtgtcttcggtgtgtgtgtgtgtgtctttggtgtgtgtgtgtgtcttcggtgtgtctgtgtctttggtgtgtgtgtgtgtgtgtctttggtgtgtgtgtgtgtgtgtcttcggtgtgtctttggtgtgtgtgtgtgtgtgtgtgtgtcttcggtgtgtctgtgtctttggtgtgtgtgtgtgtgtgtgtcttcggtgtgtctgtgtctttggtgtgtgtgtgtgtgtgtgtcttcggtgtgtctgtgtctttggtgtgtgtgtgtgtgtgtgtcttcggtgtgtctgtgtctttggtgtgtgtgtgtgtgtgtgtcttcggtgtgtctgtgtctttggtgtgtgtgtgtgtgtgtgtgtgtgtcttcggtgtgtctgtgtctttggtgtgtgtgtgtgtgtgtgtcttcggtgtgtctgtgtctttggtgtgtgtgtgtgtgtgtgtctttggtgtgtgtgtgtgtgtgtgtgtgtgtgtcttcggTGTGTCTGTAAGGGTGGGTCTACATCTCACCTGAATTCTTGAATCCGCTCCCAGGACTGATTCTGCACTAGTTTGTGGGCGGGGTTTATAATCCCAGTCTTCATTCCATATATGGGAATTGGAGTGATTGCACAATTCGGAATGTCAGGGTTTTTTCCTGTATGAATCCCAGACACCAGGTTCATCAGGTTGCACGGTGCCTCCTGCGTGTCACGCTACACTAACACCTGCAGCTATGAGCTGGTCTGGGGTAAGAGCTCATGATGTTCTCAGCACTCGCACTGTGACGCTGACATCATCATGACTGCAGTGAGAGAAGGTCTGGAgtttaatataaacaatacTCTTCATCTCCATCACTGACCTCTACACCTTCCTCATCACCATCAAACATCAACCAGGAAGTGACAAGCTggatcctcatcctcactgtaCAGCTCACAGGAGAACTTCcacactccatctctccatcatcactccatctcttcaccatcactccatctctccatctctccaccaCTCAATCTCTCAACAAGTCCATCTATCCACAACTCCACCATTCCATTTCTCCACAACTCCACTACTCCATCTCTCtatttctccatctctccaccACTTAATCTCTCCACAACTCCACCACTTCATCTCTTCACCACTCAATCTCTCCACAACTCCaccactccatctctccatctcttcaccactccaccactccatatctccatctctccaccACTCCATCTCCATATCTTGAACAATCCACCACTTCACcaatccatcactccatctcttcatctctccatcttttCACTACTCTACCAGTTCATCTCTCTACCAATTCATCTTTCTATTACACCaccactccatctctccatatCTCCaccactccatctctccatatCTCCACCACTCCATCTCTCCAACATTGCATCTCTCCACTActctatctctccatcactccatcttttCTACACACCTGAACTTTTGAGAGTTTACGAAACAGAACCAAGAGCAGAAACAGCTTTCACACTAACATAAAATCTCAGGacaagccgtgtgtgtgtgtgtgtgtgtgtgtgtgtgattaatgttgTGCTCCAGTAACTGATGGCTTTATTCTGATTGTGATTAGTGATGGGGTCAAATACtgctacacactcacagataaaGGAGAAAAACACCATgataacctctctctctctctctctctctctctctctctctctccctcctctctctctctctctctctcctctctctctctctctctctctccctcctctctctctctctctctctctctctcaggtgcagGTTGGAGAGAAAGACTACATTCACCTGCGTGTCTTCAGGTCTCTCCCCAGTGATGGATATAAAGTCTCACTGCATGATATCCAGACCTCAAAAACTAGCCAAGACCCTATCGAATacttctgacacacacacacacacacacacacacacacactgttgtgtttaaacaaaataaaatgtctaaacCTGAACTGTGTATGGatttatttctggatttatgtatttatttgggAAAAAATCCAATTAAAAAAACTAATGACAGAAGCTGTATTTTCTTTCCCCCAAGTGTATAgtcttcatgtgtgtgtgtctgtgtgtgtgtgtgtgtgtgtgtctgtgtgtgtgtgtgtgtctgtgtgtgtgtgtgtgtgtgtctgtgtgtgtgtgtgtgtgtgtgtgtgtgtgtgtgtgtgtgtgtgtgtgtgtgtgtgtctgtgtgtgtgtgtgtgtgtgtgtctgtgtgtgtgtgtgtgtgtgtgtgtgtgtgtgtgtgtgtgtgtctgtgtgtgtgtgtgtgtgtgtgtgtgtgtctgtgtgtgtgtgtgtgtgtctgtgtgtgtgtgtgtgtctgtgtgtgtgtgtgtgtgtgtgtgtgtgtgtgtctgtgtgtgtgtgtgtgtgtgtgtgtctgtgtgtgtgtgtgtctgtgtgtgtgtgtgtctgtgttcagtcaGGAATGTGAATAACAGTAGAGATGTCAGGCTGCTCTGTAATAAAGCTCAGCagtggaaggtgtgtgttaatgaaagCGTGAGCTACACACCCAGCTGATGGTTCAGATAAAAAATTCACactccccctcctctctctctctctctctctccctcgctcccccccctttctctctctctctctctctctctctctctgtctctctcctctctctgtctctctctctctgtctctctcctctctctctctctctctctctctctctctctctctgtctctctgtctctctcctctctctctctctctctctctctctctctctctctctgtctgtctcctctctctcactctctctctctgtctctctctctctctctctctgtctccccctcctctctctctctctctctctctgtctccccctcctctctctctctctctctctctgtctccccctcctctctctctctctctctctctctctctctgtctccccctcctctctctctctctctctctctctgtctccccctcctctctctctctctctctctctctctctctctctgtctccccctcctctctctctctctctctctctctctctctctctgtctccccctcctctctctctctctgtctccccctcctctctctctctctgtctccccctcctctctctctctctctctctctctctctctctctctccccctcctctctctctctctctctccccctcctctctctctctctccctccctctctctccctctctctctgtctcccctcccctctctctctctccgtctcccccctctctctctctctctctctctctctctccgtctccccccctcctctctctctctctgtctccccctcctctctctctctctgtctcccctcctctctctctctctgtctccccctcctctctctctctctgtctccccttcctctctctctcgctctttctctctctctctctgtctccccctcctctctctctctctctctctctttgtgaaGCTGTAAAGACATTGGGCTTCAGTATAATAACTATGTTATAGCTGGTCTTTATCTTGACGTTTAtaagagagaaaacagacagaatgaagacagagagagagagagagagatgtcactGAAATATCTCCTGTATGTTCTGGTGATTTTCTGTCTGCTGTCAGACTGCGGTATGTTTTTTCATCACATTTTATCAGATGGTCATGTTTCCATCACAGTGCTGAGCTGAAGCGTGTTTTATTCAAACAGACAGCAGAAAAACGAAAGGAAACAAaaccaagaaaaagaaaacatctttCATCAAAACAGCCAAAACTATCAAGGAGCAACTTGGTGagttacctctctctctctctctctctctctctctctctctctctctctctcacagttttagcactgtttatttaatatttgtttactagcactgtgtgtgtgtttgtgtgtgtgtgtgtgtgtgtgtcataaagGTGGTACACAGTTTAGCTACTTGCATTTATTAACAGTGACATGGAGCGGTCAGGCCACGCCCACCAGAGACAAACACATCAACATCATGATGTGTTACAACTTTAGGAAAAATTATACCAATTGTTATGAATTTCTTGTATGATTTATAACCTGTGAGTTAGCTGCTGCTTATAAACACGTGTGTGAACAGTAATTCTGTGGGAGTGAAC
This genomic interval carries:
- the LOC131348763 gene encoding cystatin-B-like, whose amino-acid sequence is MAQVCDQPGQLCGGTGHVKRSNKEVQKICDEVKLQVEEKAGKKFDVFKATAFSTQSVAGTNYFIKVQVGEKDYIHLRVFRSLPSDGYKVSLHDIQTSKTSQDPIEYF